The Limanda limanda chromosome 14, fLimLim1.1, whole genome shotgun sequence genomic interval TGGACTTCACCAAGCAGACGCTCAGGTTCTCTCATTGGGCGGTGAGGCTGCCGCCGGTGGGACGCCTCACCGTCACGGCCACCTCGCAGCTCTGGACCCCCGACCTGACCCACCTGATGACCCGCCAGCTGCTGGAGCCGGCCGGGGTCTTCTGGAGGTCGCCGGGGGACGCCAGCGATGCGCCCGTCCGGTTCTACGAGGCCGATTCCACCGAGTTTGGCGAGAGAATTGCAGAACTCGCCAAGGTAAGGAAAGCCATGTACTTCCTGTTTGCGTTCGCAGAAGGCTGCAGCCCGGAGAGTCTGGACTGCTCCATCATCTTCACAGTGGACAAATAAAAGTGGGAAATCCACAAAACCTCTGGACACATGCAACAGACTCTTCTGCTGTACTTTGTGCTCGTGGACTTTTAGTTTGAAGAAGTGAATTTCAGGTTAACCCTGTATTTTTTGTATAGATGATGAAATCTCAAATCCAATAACACCTCCAgacttttcttatttcttttgcATTTGAAAAGATTGAACCTGCTTCTGTGAGTTTTGTGATCACAAGCTGAGTTCCTTTATACCTTTCTAGTCTTTGATACTCAGCATGAATaggaataaatcaaataaaacaaacaaacaaagaagtgtgtctgtgttttgtttcaccGATGTCTGAAGCACAGACGATTCCTTGAGCTTGCGTGTTAACTGAAGCTGTggtgctccctctcctccggTTTGACAAACAGCCGGCCCTGACGGgtttggtggggggggtgagtcCCAAGTGAGATAATGGATAGAGacagcgtgtgtttgtttgtgtgtgagtgagcgtcTCCCGGCGGACGGTGGAGCAGGTTCCTGCCGCCTCATCCGTCTCCGTCTTGCACGGTGACCCTGACAAACAGGAGAGGGGAGGCATGTGGATTTCGTCTCCcggcctcctcccccccccctctcgccaAAGGGGATAAAACAGCAACTGTGACTGGAAATGAGAAGACGCTTGTCAGACGAAACGGGAGAGGAAAGAATAAtaacgaagatgtcaagaggtATTAGACTcgtctctgtttttgttttgtctctaaCTCGCCACCTGAACCTTCAAATCTGCCGAGGCTGAATCTCACTTTTACCAAAACGTCCGACACTGCACATTCTCAGGAGCCTCAATTAAATTGATTTTGCCGACAGCCTTGGAAACATGAATATAAATCATTATGGAGTGTcctcattttaattattttttctgtatcatggtcactactgttgcaatattacttataatacttttgttttcattacaataacacttacatcactccactttctccccagtacctgcttttgcacagtgtctgttttgcaggttgtttttgttttctgtatatttttactctcattatgtgtagtttagtagtgtatatattttgatctttcttttttattgttgcttcggcactgttatttaaattctgtttttctcttttttgctgtaacaagtgaatttccccgttgtgtggataaataaagaaatctaatctaatctaattgcTGTGTGTCCTTTTGTTGGTCTCCTTTGGACCAAGACTTAAACAAATGAAGCAGGTTGGAGGGAAATCCTCCCCCTGATTTTACTATGAAGAGATTATAAATAAAGTCTTGAACTGTGTTGAGTGATGAAAACGATCTAACACGTCCAAAAATGAGAAGATACAACAACAAGGCGCTTTGGTTTGGCAGGTAATTATCATGGACAAAATACAGACTAATAATGTTTTGGAGGACGAGCTCTCAGATTCACTGGGGACGAGTTTCTGTCCCTGAGAGATTTGGACCATTATTTATAAAGGAAGTGAAGCTGGCGGCCAACAGGAGAACGAACAAAAGAGCGACTCTACACACAAAGAGCAGTTGAACTAATCTGATTTACAAAAGGTCGACGACGACAACAACAGATACAACACAGACACTGAAGCTGAGGCCAAATAGCCACCTAGTGAAAGTGTGCTACACAGGGTTTCTGGAGGTTTCCACAAGTTAAGTTAAAAACCTTTAAAgaccataatgaatgaaatgtaaGATCTATCTCACAGATAAAGGATTATCAGAGTCCTAGAGTTACTTACACGTGTCTATAACTGAAGATAAAGTGAAGTAGTAAAACTAGAAACACCACAAACTAGGGCTGGGTGATATCAGGTAAACTTTTACCTCAATTACAAATCAATTATAGTTtatgtatctatatatatatatatatatatatatatatataaataactaaaagacagagacaggagagtTGTGGTAAAGATATTAATAATGTTGGTAACAACTTAAAAACACCAGAGGAATCACTTGTGTCTTTTTATCTGTTTAAGTACATTAATACATTGAGCCATCAAACTAATGATGATCTATAAATTGACATAAACACATGGATAACTCGCACATATGGACTTAGAGATTTTAATCTTTTCTTATGTTTTCAGACTTTAAAATAAACGTCTACAGCTCCTCCCATTGTCCTGAAATAAAgctaaaatatcaaaatatgaaCGCTGTCGTCTTGCACTGATTTGACTTTGGatatgtcccatccattaacatggaggaggctcaATTTGGACATGCCACATGAGTACGTCcatgtgtccacacacacactgtctgagCCGTCTGTCACAATCCTGTGTCTGGTTACAAAAGGCCGAAGCATCTTGTTTCAAATCCCATTAAACCTCAGTAATCACTTTGTTTGCTCCGTCGAGCTGAATGTCGGAATAATCCTGACACTGAAAACTCCAGAGCTCACCACacgttaaataaatgaacagaaGAGACTTTGAGCTGCCAATCACGTGAAATATTTATCGGAATCAGTGTGTGAAAGGATTCAAAATGCATTTacaacaaaacaagaagaaTGTTTATAGTTTTTGGAAAATCCGGTTTGAGGGATAGCGTGTGGACGAGAGACTCCGACACagaggactagggttgcaaaggggcggaaagtttccggtaaatttccggaaactttccggaaactttccatgggatgttaagcttgggaattttgaaaaaaaatacgACGattacagacaattccaattgtttggctaactatttatatctctggcattgcattagtgttttttattacaaactttcttctcatcttattctacagaacaataccacgtgcactatctcatgtgtggagacatttcaccccatccaatgtagaaggaaaggctgtgtacatttgcaaatactgtgcaaagacctatgttaagaatgacacaaagtttcctcagggctcaaatcagcctatgacaaaacaaaatgtttatatttatgtctgtatatgacaaggtaaatacagttagtataaattacccacaacatttcctgtttattcccattaattccagttaattcccatatattcccattaattcccgtatattcccgtatattcccatggaaagtttcccactttgaatattcccggaattttgcaaccctacagaGGACAGGAGGGTGGATGTAGCTTTGTGAACATGTGAGTGCATCAGctccacacaacaacacacacacacacacttacctttTGCCACAGCGACTCTCTGGACGCCAGACTGGAGCACGCCGCCACGAACCAGCAGTTACCCAGCTGCCCCTGATGGAGGTCGTGTGCACTGATGCCATCGACAAACAGGTGGGGGTCCTCACACagctcctgcagacacacaggaaacacaaatctGGTTTATCATCAGTTTAATTATCATGTGAAAATAAGGGATATTTCTGTTTGCGGGTAAAAAAAGGCCTGAAAATGGAATGTGATTaacaaactctgctgtggaacaTGAACAGGGCGAGCGAGGAAAAACTCCTGAATCCGAAAGACACCATCTGTCCCTGCGCACCCACGTAGCATATTCATGATCTTTAACCCGAGTGTGGGAGGGCCACAGGAAATCTGTGAAATCAGATTTCCTGTGGCTGCTGAGCCGAGGTCCATTTTCTGCCAGTGTGCGGCACAGAATCTCCTCCACGGCAACAACATGGAGCCgcacaagctgctgctctgttccCTGTCCTCCGAGTGCACCTGCCTCACACAACCTC includes:
- the ompb gene encoding olfactory marker protein b, which produces MSTELALAFRPDTQLTEVMRLRAQSLQQRGQKRQDGERLLRPNEAVYRLDFTKQTLRFSHWAVRLPPVGRLTVTATSQLWTPDLTHLMTRQLLEPAGVFWRSPGDASDAPVRFYEADSTEFGERIAELAKVRKAMYFLFAFAEGCSPESLDCSIIFTVDK